Proteins co-encoded in one Callospermophilus lateralis isolate mCalLat2 chromosome 2, mCalLat2.hap1, whole genome shotgun sequence genomic window:
- the Zdhhc13 gene encoding palmitoyltransferase ZDHHC13 isoform X1 — protein MEGPGLGSQCRNHSHGPHPPGFGRHGISAHENKDLAKARDVLPLIEDSSNCDIVKATQYGIFERCKELVEAGYDVRQPDKENVSLLHWAAINNRLDLVKFYISKGAVVDQLGGDLNSTPLHWAIRQGHLPMVILLLQHGADPSLIDGEGFSSIHLAVLFQHMPIIAYLISKGQSVNLTDVNGHTPLMLSAHKVIGPEPTGFLLKFNPSLNVVDKIHQNTPLHWAVTAGNVNAVDKLLEAGSSLDVRNVKGQTPLDMALQNKNQLVIHMLKTEAKMRTNQKFRLWRWLQKSEIFLLLMLSVSTMWAVGYILDFNSDSWLLKGCLLVTLFFLTSLFPRFLVGYKNLVYVPAVFLLSSIFWTFMTWFVLFFPDIAGTPFYFAFIFSVIAFLYFFYKTWATDPGFTKASEEERKANIITLAETGCLDFRTFCTSCLIRKPLRSLHCHVCNSCVARYDQHCLWTGRCIGFGNHHYYLFFLFFLSVVCDWIIYGSFTYWSNHCATTFKEDGLWTYLNQIVACSPWVLYIFGVAVFHFSWSTFLLINQLFQIAFLGLTSHERISLLKQSRHMKQTLSLRKTPYNLGFTQNLADFFQCGCFGLVKPCVVDWTSQYTMVFHPAKEKVLRSV, from the exons TGCAGGAATCACAGCCATGGCCCCCACCCTCCAGGATTTGGTCGACATGGAATCTCTGCTCATGAAAACAAAGATCTTGCCAAAGCAAGAGATGTTCTTCCTCTTATAGAGGACTCTAGTAACTGTGACATTGTCAAAGCTACTCA ATACGGGATTTTTGAACGCTGTAAAGAGTTGGTAGAAGCAGGATATGATGTCAGGCAACCAGACAAAGAAAATGTATCACTTCTTCACTGGGCTGCTATTAACAACAGGCTGGATCTTGTAAA GTTTTATATTTCAAAAGGTGCTGTTGTAGATCAGTTGGGTGGAGATTTAAATTCAACTCCTCTTCACTGGGCCATTCg ACAAGGGCATTTACCCATGGTCATATTATTACTCCAGCATGGTGCAGATCCTAGTCTCATTGATGGAGAGGGATTCAGCAGCATTCACTTAGCAGTATTATTTCAGCACATGCCTATTATAGCATATCTCATCTCAAAGGGACAG AGTGTGAATCTGACAGATGTAAATGGGCATACACCTCTCATGTTATCAGCTCACAAAGTAATTGG gccagAACCAACTGGATTTCTTTTAAAGTTTAATCCTTCTCTCAATGTTGTTGATAAAATACACCAAAACACTCCACTTCACTGGGCAGTTACAGCAGGAAATGTTAATGCAGTTGATAAACTTTTGGAAGCTGGTTCTAGTCTGGATGTCCGAAATGTTAAG ggacaAACTCCTCTTGATATGGCTCTGCAAAACAAAAACCAGCTCGTTATTCATATGCTAAAAACAGAAGCCAAAATGAGAACTAACCAAAAGTTCCGACTTTGGAGATGGCTACAGAAAAGCGAG ATTTTCTTGCTGCTGATGCTTTCTGTGAGTACCATGTGGGCTGTTGGATACATATTGGACTTCAATTCAGATTCTTGGCTTTTAAAAGGATGTCTTCTGGTAACACTATTCTTTCTGACATCTTTGTTTCCAAG gttCTTGGTTGGGTATAAGAACCTTGTATACGTACCAGCAGTTTTTCTGCTAAGTTCCATTTTCTGGACATTTATGACTTGGTTCGTCTTATTCTTTCCTG ATATAGCAGGTACTCCTTTCtattttgctttcattttcaGCGTAATAGCCTTTCTGTACTTTTTTTATAAGACTTGGGCAACTGATCCAGGCTTCACTAAAGCttctgaagaagaaagaaaagcg AATATCATCACTCTTGCAGAAACTGGCTGTCTGGATTTCAGAACATTTTGTACATCATGTCTT ATAAGGAAGCCATTAAGGTCACTCCATTGCCATGTGTGCAACTCTTGTGTGGCTCGATATGATCAACACTGCCTGTGGACTGGACGGTGCATAG GTTTTGGCAACCATCACTATTACCTGTTCTTCTTATTTTTCCTTTCCGTGGTATGTGACTGGATTATATATGGATCTTTCACCT ATTGGTCAAATCATTGTGCTACAACATTCAAGGAAGATGGCCTATGGACCTACCTCAATCAGATTGTGGCCTGTTCCCCTTGGGTTTTATATATCTTCGGGGTAGCAGTTTTCCATTTCTCATGGTcaacatttttattaataaatCAACTCTTTCAG ATTgcttttctgggcctgacctcccATGAGAGAATCAGCCTGCTAAAGCAAAGCAGGCATATGAAACAGACCTTGTCCCTTAGGAAGACACCTTACAA CCTTGGATTCACACAGAACCTGGCAGATTTCTTTCAGTGTGGCTGCTTTGGCTTGGTAAAGCCCTGCGTAGTAGATTGGACATCCCAGTACACCATGGTCTTTCACCCAGCTAAAGAGAAAGTTCTTCGCTCCGTATGA
- the Zdhhc13 gene encoding palmitoyltransferase ZDHHC13 isoform X2 yields the protein MVILLLQHGADPSLIDGEGFSSIHLAVLFQHMPIIAYLISKGQSVNLTDVNGHTPLMLSAHKVIGPEPTGFLLKFNPSLNVVDKIHQNTPLHWAVTAGNVNAVDKLLEAGSSLDVRNVKGQTPLDMALQNKNQLVIHMLKTEAKMRTNQKFRLWRWLQKSEIFLLLMLSVSTMWAVGYILDFNSDSWLLKGCLLVTLFFLTSLFPRFLVGYKNLVYVPAVFLLSSIFWTFMTWFVLFFPDIAGTPFYFAFIFSVIAFLYFFYKTWATDPGFTKASEEERKANIITLAETGCLDFRTFCTSCLIRKPLRSLHCHVCNSCVARYDQHCLWTGRCIGFGNHHYYLFFLFFLSVVCDWIIYGSFTYWSNHCATTFKEDGLWTYLNQIVACSPWVLYIFGVAVFHFSWSTFLLINQLFQIAFLGLTSHERISLLKQSRHMKQTLSLRKTPYNLGFTQNLADFFQCGCFGLVKPCVVDWTSQYTMVFHPAKEKVLRSV from the exons ATGGTCATATTATTACTCCAGCATGGTGCAGATCCTAGTCTCATTGATGGAGAGGGATTCAGCAGCATTCACTTAGCAGTATTATTTCAGCACATGCCTATTATAGCATATCTCATCTCAAAGGGACAG AGTGTGAATCTGACAGATGTAAATGGGCATACACCTCTCATGTTATCAGCTCACAAAGTAATTGG gccagAACCAACTGGATTTCTTTTAAAGTTTAATCCTTCTCTCAATGTTGTTGATAAAATACACCAAAACACTCCACTTCACTGGGCAGTTACAGCAGGAAATGTTAATGCAGTTGATAAACTTTTGGAAGCTGGTTCTAGTCTGGATGTCCGAAATGTTAAG ggacaAACTCCTCTTGATATGGCTCTGCAAAACAAAAACCAGCTCGTTATTCATATGCTAAAAACAGAAGCCAAAATGAGAACTAACCAAAAGTTCCGACTTTGGAGATGGCTACAGAAAAGCGAG ATTTTCTTGCTGCTGATGCTTTCTGTGAGTACCATGTGGGCTGTTGGATACATATTGGACTTCAATTCAGATTCTTGGCTTTTAAAAGGATGTCTTCTGGTAACACTATTCTTTCTGACATCTTTGTTTCCAAG gttCTTGGTTGGGTATAAGAACCTTGTATACGTACCAGCAGTTTTTCTGCTAAGTTCCATTTTCTGGACATTTATGACTTGGTTCGTCTTATTCTTTCCTG ATATAGCAGGTACTCCTTTCtattttgctttcattttcaGCGTAATAGCCTTTCTGTACTTTTTTTATAAGACTTGGGCAACTGATCCAGGCTTCACTAAAGCttctgaagaagaaagaaaagcg AATATCATCACTCTTGCAGAAACTGGCTGTCTGGATTTCAGAACATTTTGTACATCATGTCTT ATAAGGAAGCCATTAAGGTCACTCCATTGCCATGTGTGCAACTCTTGTGTGGCTCGATATGATCAACACTGCCTGTGGACTGGACGGTGCATAG GTTTTGGCAACCATCACTATTACCTGTTCTTCTTATTTTTCCTTTCCGTGGTATGTGACTGGATTATATATGGATCTTTCACCT ATTGGTCAAATCATTGTGCTACAACATTCAAGGAAGATGGCCTATGGACCTACCTCAATCAGATTGTGGCCTGTTCCCCTTGGGTTTTATATATCTTCGGGGTAGCAGTTTTCCATTTCTCATGGTcaacatttttattaataaatCAACTCTTTCAG ATTgcttttctgggcctgacctcccATGAGAGAATCAGCCTGCTAAAGCAAAGCAGGCATATGAAACAGACCTTGTCCCTTAGGAAGACACCTTACAA CCTTGGATTCACACAGAACCTGGCAGATTTCTTTCAGTGTGGCTGCTTTGGCTTGGTAAAGCCCTGCGTAGTAGATTGGACATCCCAGTACACCATGGTCTTTCACCCAGCTAAAGAGAAAGTTCTTCGCTCCGTATGA
- the Csrp3 gene encoding cysteine and glycine-rich protein 3, which yields MPNWGGGAKCGACEKTVYHAEEIQCNGRSFHKTCFHCMACRKALDSTTVAAHESEIYCKVCYGRRYGPKGIGYGQGAGCLSTDTGEHLGLQFQQSPKPARSATTSNPSKFTAKFGESEKCPRCGKSVYAAEKVMGGGKPWHKTCFRCAICGKSLESTNVTDKDGELYCKVCYAKNFGPTGIGFGGLTQQVEKKE from the exons ATGCCAAACTGGGGTGGAGGAGCAAAATGCGGAGCCTGTGAAAAGACTGTCTACCATGCGGAAGAAATCCAGTGCAATGGAAGGAGTTTCCATAAGACCTGTTTCCACTGCA TGGCCTGCAGGAAGGCTCTGGACAGCACCACAGTAGCAGCTCATGAATCTGAGATCTATTGTAAGGTCTGCTATGGGCGCAGGTATGGCCCCAAAGGAATCGGTTATGGACAAGGCGCCGGCTGTCTCAGCACTGACACGGGCGAGCACCTCGGCCTGCAGTTCCAACA ATCCCCAAAGCCAGCACGCTCAGCTACCACCAGCAATCCTTCCAAGTTCACTGCAAAGTTTGGGGAGTCTGAGAAGTGCCCTCGCTGTGGAAAGTCAGTCTATGCTGCTGAGAAGGTCATGGGAGGTGGCAAG CCTTGGCACAAGACCTGTTTCCGCTGTGCCATCTGTGGGAAGAGTCTAGAGTCTACAAATGTCACTGACAAAGACGGGGAACTTTATTGCAAAG TTTGCTATGCCAAAAATTTTGGCCCCACAGGCATTGGGTTTGGAGGCCTTACACAACAAgtggaaaagaaagaatga